A region of the Lycium barbarum isolate Lr01 chromosome 1, ASM1917538v2, whole genome shotgun sequence genome:
atttggaatttaacatatgctttttatcgtgtaggaggaggcctttcttagatgaTGTTGATTGTCCAAGTTATGTGGATACATCATAGAGTAATGGGGATGAaccagctaataatgcagaggtaaccgatgatgaagataatGAAGGGGATGAAGAAGATACGCATTTTAGTCTCCAGAACCAACTCACCACCACGCACCACCTCCTGGCGGAAAACCCAATTCCTGACAGCCCAATGTAGTGGCATtctgactatattccatatcttgacagtctacaaggtcgtgaggatgcatttgtcttcacaagaaatgatgatcaaagtcgccaaaaaacgTAGATTGAACCAAAAAATCCCATGACTGATTAATGCGTCCTTGTAAAGGGAATGCAGTTCACATAAAAAAAgatgttgcaacgggctgtcagaatgtattatataaaggatatgagggagtttaaggttgatgactcaaacAAATCGGTATGGAGTTTGGTTTGTAAGCGACATACTCAAGGTTGTCGGtagttgcttcggggaattgttaagcctgatggtctgtgggaaatcacaaaattccacccaAAGCAAACTTATGATATGGGACAAAgtcgagcagatcattttaatttagatataaacatgattgctcatgtgttacttaaacacattgaggaaactccaaggtaacttatctgacctagtacattatatatcttatagcaattaaaatatcattgctaaatgttgtttgtttaaacttatgcaggatgcccatcaaaacttgtattagcaCGGTCCACTGCAAATatggtaaaatcataagcaagagaaagggatttctcgggcgtagacgtgcttttgagatgatctttggaACTTGGGAATCCTCTTTTCGGGCGTTGTCGGGGCATATGGGGGCTCTACAACATGCTAATCCTGGCACTGTTGTACAGTGGCGGCTTTtagagggcagaatttttgacttcgtcttttgggcattcaaaccaagtattgatggttttgctcagtGCCAgaatgtgatatcgatagatgggatgcatgtatatggccgatatgacattaagctcctaattacagtaggtatggatgccaatgggtcaatattccctcttgctttcgcaattgccgccaacgagagcaacgagacatgggggatgttcttgactcatctaaatactcatgttattaagggtcgtCGGGGCATGTGTCCTatcggatcgtcataaaggcatattgcacaatatgagTACTCTGGAAAGGTAGCAGCCTCCACATACTTACCATCGATATTGTTTGaggcacttaaaggctaatttgcaaacaaagtttggaaatggcactgtaaacaaattgatgtaAGGGGCTGCGATGctgcatcaacaaaaaaaaatgggttgCAAAAATGGAGCTGCTAAGGGCAGTGAGTGAAGAgccatatgtttggttgatgaaattagaagttgaaaaatggacactttatgctgatggaggaaggagatggggcatgctcacaacgaacagctcggagtctttcagtggactcctcaaatctactcgaggactacctgtcacggcaatggtaagactaactttcaagcaggtcgtggagcgatttgcggataggacaaggcaggccagagccATATTAGCTGAAGAcggaacatggatgccaaagtcCTACAAAAAGATGAAGCACCATAGAAGAAAGGTagagggtcaccaaatgaccgagtatgacgtcgttcaataagtgtatgaagttagaacgggtTATTACGACGGTAAAGGAGGAAACATACATATCATTATTGAGCATACAaaatcatgcacttgtggtaagtggcaaacgtaccacatgccatgttctcatgcagttaagtgctttgagagaatggccAGAAATGTAACTAATTACGTGGCGGaggaatataaggtcgtaaaaTAACTTGGAGCATATTCCGGCCACTTCCATCcccttggtgatcaagcttattggccagccGCGCCATTTTCTATGGTTGCGAACAAGAAGCATATCcgtaaattgaaaaaaaaaacaagctaacccgttatcacaatcaaatggatgttagcgaaaagacttactctcgcaagtgctcgacatgtaagcaatttgggcatgataagcgttcatgtggCAAAACCCCCGTGGTGgcagcacatctggaagtagaagagtgtctagaacttgatttttttttaagtctattgtaatttaatgatgtatttcgttgctaatggaatgaaatatttttcaattattatgaacctctcgtattggatgaattagttttaaatattatatttatttttgcacattcaaaaggtgcagattacacaatacaataacaaaataaaaaagacataaaagaaaaaaataacctAATACAAAGCAaagtaattttttcttttctatctttcttgaaccaaaaaggtactttcatagctttgggagtaaaccaaaagagattaatcaaaaccctataaaatatgacacttaaacctaaatataacaagttttcaaacgtacttcggagcactttacaacccctaaaacgacgatccaaatgtatatgtatacttgaggTAATGAGCCAATATTATTATACACTAAAacaaatattaagttctatataaaatatttatattccggtgttttgaaacgtgactaatcttcggtccaAGTACGAAAAAAAAGCTTCATAttgagtttgattttcaaagaataaaggttggggtcgggggggggggggggggggggggggaggggtttcACGCACAGAGCGTGCTTTGGTTCTTCTTTTTTAAACGGGTTAGTttgattccaatttttttttttgggttaaaaaagttccgGACCCTATTTTAGCCcttcatccattttttttttatttttatgacctTTTTACGAGAGATATTCATTTTTATAcgtaacaataataacatatctaGTGTAATCTCATTAGTGGAGTCTaaggagggtagaatgtacgcagatcttacctctacctttatgcggtagagaggttatttctgatagaccctcgacCCAAAAGAAACACAGTCAATGCAGGATTTCACGAGAATTAAGACAGCAAAATATCAATatataaaataattgaagcaacaCATAGTTAATACAACATAAGGATAATGATCTACACGATACCAAAATAATGCTACtccgaaaaagaagaagagaagatgGAAAGGCTAGCCTCCTACCTCTCTCACACCTAGCGCGACAAAACTCAATTACCTACTAACATTGTATTCTAATCCTTGACCTCCAAagcttcctatctaaggtcattaCATCAGTCAGCTAAAATTGTGTCaagtcctgtctaatcacctcccctagttcttcttcggcctacctctatcTCTCCTAATTCCTGTGACTGCCAATCTCTCACACCTCCTAACCGGTGCATACTTACACCTCCTgttcacatgcccgaaccatctcatTCTTGCTTCCTTCATCTTATCCGCCACTAAGACCATTCCGGCCTTGTCCcgtatatcttcattcctaaACATATCTCTTCTAGTATGACCACACATCCATCTAAGCATCTGCATCTCCACTGCCTTCATCTTTTGAGCATGAGCGTTCTTAACTGGCCAGCATTTTGCCCCATACAACAatgccggtctaaccaccactctataGAAATCTGAAAATGTCATTTTCATGTATTCAATTTGTAAGAGAGCAAAAGATCTCATTTCCTCAAAAGAAAGAACGTAACAAATGTATATTCTTAATAGGGAATGAGAATATAAATTTTAAAAGGTAAAAATCTTATGTATTCGATATTTTTATCGCATATTCAATATCCCCTAAGCAATTTTTAAAAACCCCTTCTTAGGAGCTCCCATCTTTTTTGCAACTCGAACTCCCTAAGTAATTTTGAAATAATAAGAATAGAATCTTTTTACACCTACGTGGCATGGGGAAAGAGTCAGTTAAatcttttaatttttaaaaacttttttttattaGATGCATCTTCTTAAATTTTTATTCTCCTCCTATTTTTTTGCTTCCTATCATCTGAGCGGAAATCTTCCATTGCCGCGTGTTATATAGCAAAAACTTTCAAGCTTTGAATTTGGAggtttctattatatatatatatatatatatatatatatatatatatatatatatatatatatatatatatatatatatatatatatatatatcaaaaatattACATGGAGGAGGATATATCCTTAGCcttaaaaggatttttttttttttttttgttgagaaCCACCTCATTACAAGGTGTGTTAGACAGCATTAGTAGTAAGGATGAGCTCCTTACATGGTAAGATTCCTCTAAACTTGATTTTGGCTTTCTTTATtctgaattaatttttttttttgggccttaGTCATCCAGTAGTGCCCTTTGGCTTCTTTAGGCATCTCATAGACCTTAGTGGACATCTTAGCCATCATCCTATCCCCTTGGCCGACATCATGTTTTGCTAGAGCATCAACAACCTTATTCCCTTCTCTATAGAAGTGTTCGACCTTTATGTTGTGTTAGTGTATTATCTTCTTCATCTCTACGATATCATCATATGGAGCTCTCAGGAGGGCTGGATTAGTACAAGTTAACAAAACATAGAATTAATTTCAAGAATACTACAATTAAGATTGTTACTAGCAAGTCATGAGTGAAAACTCAGTTGCTTGGGTCTCCGCAAAGTTGTTAGTGCATAAATGAATTGATTTGGCAAAAGCCATAATCAAACCTTCATTTCCAGCATTTTGGTTTAGGCTATTGCAATTACCATCTGAATTCAACGTGAATCTACCAGAGAGAGGGATAAGCCATTTGACTTTAGTaacagaggcggacccaggatttcaGGGTCGTGGGTGCCTCATTTTCTTTAACATGAGTTGCTAACGATGACATAATATAAATGCACAACTATTTTGAATGCAACACTAAAAGAAAACTGCAACTAATATTATCATTACCAAAAGAGGCTTTTAATCACAAGTTTCATACAAAAGAAAGACTTCTAGTCAGTAGTCACAAGTccgatccaaaaaaaaaagacttagtcTCAAGTCTGATAAAAAAAAAGACTTCTAGTCAGAAGTCACAAGTccgatcccaaaaaaaaaaagacttagtcTCAAGTCTGATCCAAAAAAAAGACCTgcagtcacaaatcacaactgcGCTTGACGACTTTTCATTTTCTGAAAATGATGAATAATAGCATCATTACTTATAGTTGCAAATATCCCACGCTCTACATAGTAGACTAAACAACCATTTAAAAATTCATCACTCATACTGCTGCGGAGTTCATTTTTGATGTACTTCATCGATGAGAAAGCTCGTTCCACAGAAGCAGTAGCAACTGGAAGAATAAGAGTCAACTtgataagcaaataaacaagtGGTCAGGTCTGATGCAATTCTGATTGAACCAGTACTTTAGCAAGATCAGTAATACCCTTCATATTGAAAAATCTCTTATCAGAACCTCGAACATACACTATGAAATTATCAAGTTGGCAACTGAGATCTCGAAGCTTGTTGCTATCAAACTCATTCGGATAATATTCAGCCAACCTCATTACCTTTTTCTTATCAAAATTACCAAATGACTTAGCTGGATGTAAACAAGCCATACCAAGAAGTAAATCAGTACTAACAGTGTCGAAACGATTATTAAGCTCCTGAAGCAGCAAATCAATAACAGGATAAAAAATTCCAACACGAAAATGATGAGAATATGTAACATCAAGAGCTCTACGTTTCGACTTCCCAGGAATGTAGTTAGCATCCATCTTCGGAATAAATATCTCATGGTTATTACAAAAAGAAAAGGCATCATCGAGTAATGATTTCCATCCCTATCCCTCATCATTTGCAATTCTTGCTTTGTAGTATTGAGCAGCCCCATAGCATTGACAATATCTTGATCCATCTTCTGTAATGAGCAGTTCAAATAATTTGTCTTCTTCAGAACTTCCAACATCAAGTGCAAcataaaaacaaaatcaaaccccTTAATCTTATCCGCAAGACTTTCAGTTGTAAGTCTATCGATATAATTTGGACACTCACATGCAGCAAATTCAAGAACATAAAGAATTGATGGAAATATATCAATGAAATTCTGTAATGTTTTATAATGAGAACCCCAACGAGTGTCACCTGGTCGTTGAAGCCCACGTTCTTGATTTAGTCCCCGTCCTGTGTGCACTTCACCAGAAATGAGCAACTCTTCTAACTTTGCAGCTTGATGTTGTCTGAGCAAATCCCTGCGCTTATAAGATGCTCCAACAATATTCAATACATTAGTAACTATACAAAAAAAATCATCCACATCTATATTTTTCTTCGCAAGAGCCACAAGTGTCAACTGCAATTGGTGAGCAAAACAATGGGTGGAATATGCAGATGGAGTATCACGCAAAATTAAACTTTTAAGACCATTTAGTTCTCCTTGCATGTTACTAGCGCCATCATAACCTTGTCCACGTATTTGGGATGGACTTAATGAGTGATCCGAAAGAAAAGAATAGATTGTTTCCTTCATTGATCGTGCAGATGTATCATTAACATGGACAATACCAACAAATCGCTCTATCACTTCACCTTTTTTGTCAACATATCGTAGAACAAGTGCCATTTGCTCCTTGTGTGATATATCCTTCGATTCATCAACCAGTATTCCGAAATAATCACCATCCAGGTCTTCAATAATAGCTTTGATTGTTTCTTTTGCACAAGCATCAACAAtatctttttgaatttttggacaacacatcatttcat
Encoded here:
- the LOC132629917 gene encoding uncharacterized protein LOC132629917 isoform X1, translated to MDKFVTRLKRGQPSSSSTIPPATSSIPSKVQRDTNPSNINFNYLKADPANRRPIAEYDPNIRDEVRRYYIQKGPCQPMNHYFPKTQFGKKKKTMRQFHPGWFKGRHSKWLEYSISKDVAYCLCCYLFKNEHDVRGNMGDAFTKKGYKGWNKAKERFKTHIGEVNSIHNKCFNMMIDLINQSQSIRTSFDKRKEKDKNESRHRLGASIDVARFLLRLGLPFRGHDESISSTNRGIFLELLQWYGAMNQEVGSIILQNAPKNEMMCCPKIQKDIVDACAKETIKAIIEDLDGDYFGILVDESKDISHKEQMALVLRYVDKKGEVIERFVGIVHVNDTSARSMKETIYSFLSDHSLSPSQIRGQGYDGASNMQGELNGLKSLILRDTPSAYSTHCFAHQLQLTLVALAKKNIDVDDFFCIVTNVLNIVGASYKRRDLLRQHQAAKLEELLISGEVHTGRGLNQERGLQRPGDTRWGSHYKTLQNFIDIFPSILYVLEFAACECPNYIDRLTTESLADKIKGFDFVFMLHLMLEVLKKTNYLNCSLQKMDQDIVNAMGLLNTTKQELQMMRDRDGNHYSMMPFLFVITMRYLFRRWMLTTFLGSRNVELLMLHILIIFVLEFFILLLICCFRSLIIVSTLLVLIYFLVWLVYIQLSHLVILIRKR
- the LOC132629917 gene encoding uncharacterized protein LOC132629917 isoform X2, translated to MDKFVTRLKRGQPSSSSTIPPATSSIPSKVQRDTNPSNINFNYLKADPANRRPIAEYDPNIRDEVRRYYIQKGPCQPMNHYFPKTQFGKKKKTMRQFHPGWFKGRHSKWLEYSISKDVAYCLCCYLFKNEHDVRGNMGDAFTKKGYKGWNKAKERFKTHIGEVNSIHNKCFNMMIDLINQSQSIRTSFDKRKEKDKNESRHRLGASIDVARFLLRLGLPFRGHDESISSTNRGIFLELLQWYGAMNQEVGSIILQNAPKNEMMCCPKIQKDIVDACAKETIKAIIEDLDGDYFGILVDESKDISHKEQMALVLRYVDKKGEVIERFVGIVHVNDTSARSMKETIYSFLSDHSLSPSQIRGQGYDGASNMQGELNGLKSLILRDTPSAYSTHCFAHQLQLTLVALAKKNIDVDDFFCIVTNVLNIVGASYKRRDLLRQHQAAKLEELLISGEVHTGRGLNQERGLQRPVLKKTNYLNCSLQKMDQDIVNAMGLLNTTKQELQMMRDRDGNHYSMMPFLFVITMRYLFRRWMLTTFLGSRNVELLMLHILIIFVLEFFILLLICCFRSLIIVSTLLVLIYFLVWLVYIQLSHLVILIRKR